GAAATCGCGGACTTTTCCGAGTTCGCCGTCTGTGGCGCGGATGGTGTATCCCAGTAGTTCTTTCAGGCTTCTGAGCATGGCTCATCACCTCCTACTTGACCACGTCCAACTCATTGTAGACCCCCTTGACCCCGATGGTGTACCGGGCGATCTCGTAAGCGGCCCTGTAGGCCCCCCGCGAAGGCACCGTTCCCATCAGCGTCACGATGGCCGCCTCGACCTGCACGGTCACGTCGCGGGCATTGACCAGGACGTTGGCCCACAGGGCGTCGAGAATATTGCGGGCGATCCGCCGGTCGTGCAGGTCACCCGTGGGCGTCACCGCCAATTCGTTCGCCACCGACACGATCCCGCTGACGGAAGAAGCCGCTTCCACCGCCTGCTCCCTCTTATAGCGCTGGTCTACAAACCCCCGAAGCCGCGCCAAGCCGGCCTGGACCGTTACCTCGATGTCACATTCGTCCAAGTCCCCCCTGCAGGACAGGGCGTCGCGCACCCGATCGGCCAGCTCGACGTCCGGCGGCGGGGCCGACGCCGCGGGGTAGCGGATCGTCAACTGGTTATGCACCGCCGAGGCTCCGACGGATCGAGCGACCGCGGCGGCCGCCTGGCGGGCGGGGTAATCCGGCACGGTGCCCGTCAACGTCACTTCGCCGCCGCGCACGCGAACGGAGATATCCGAGGCGTCCACCAAGTCGTCCCAGAACAACTGGTTGATGACGTCATCGCGTAGATGTTCATCTGTCACAATCATTCCGCTTCCTCTTGGGGCCGCCTGCCCGATCCGCCTGCGTGCCTGCCCGTTCCGGACCGGGAGCGTCCGCCGCGGCCGTTCTCTTCAAGGTCCTTGGGCCGGACGCGCCTTGGGCGGGAGGAGATCTCGATCCGCCGCCGCGGCGTCTTGGTGGTTTCCGGGGCCTTGGGCAATTCAAGGTGCAGCACGCCGTTTTCGAGCGTCTTGCCCATGTTGGCCTGATCGACCTCTGCCGGCAGAACGAAGGAGCGTTCCATCGGCGCCATCTGGCGCTCGCTGAGGAACTTCTGCCCCCGCTCGGGACTGGATTCGTCCTTATGATGGGCGCGGATCGTCAGGATGCCCCTGCTGTAATCG
This portion of the Planctomycetaceae bacterium genome encodes:
- a CDS encoding BON domain-containing protein, whose product is MIVTDEHLRDDVINQLFWDDLVDASDISVRVRGGEVTLTGTVPDYPARQAAAAVARSVGASAVHNQLTIRYPAASAPPPDVELADRVRDALSCRGDLDECDIEVTVQAGLARLRGFVDQRYKREQAVEAASSVSGIVSVANELAVTPTGDLHDRRIARNILDALWANVLVNARDVTVQVEAAIVTLMGTVPSRGAYRAAYEIARYTIGVKGVYNELDVVK
- a CDS encoding Hsp20/alpha crystallin family protein → MAPDLWEYPADIAEEPNKIVVDAELPGYTDEEVQVDYSRGILTIRAHHKDESSPERGQKFLSERQMAPMERSFVLPAEVDQANMGKTLENGVLHLELPKAPETTKTPRRRIEISSRPRRVRPKDLEENGRGGRSRSGTGRHAGGSGRRPQEEAE